A region of the Epinephelus fuscoguttatus linkage group LG13, E.fuscoguttatus.final_Chr_v1 genome:
aaataagattaaataaatcaattcatgggaaacactgggttactctTTGAAGCATGTGCATATGCCTGTGGTCGTCTGATGGGAGGGGCTAAGGACaaagaggggagagctgcaggaggagggtgtagttttaaatcctgcatttttttaatgcctTCTCCAGATTTCTGCCCACAGTCCAAAACTTTCTCATGAGaaggacagaaacaaaaaacaaacctcaAAACACACTACAGTTAATCTAAAAATATCTGCCTTCTTCCCATTTGACAGGACTGAGGATCACAAAAGCCATCATGACACAAAACATCTCCACCACGTCTGCCACAACCACCTTCGAGACTTCAAACAGCTCCCTCTTGAACTTCACCACAACCCCAGGATCCTGTTTGGATTACGAAGCTCTGCAGATCCCGCTGGCGGTGCTCTACACTGTCATCTTCGTCCTGGGTCTAGTTGGGAACCTGGTGGCTCTGTGGGTTTTCTTCTGTGTTCACTCGAAGAAGAACTCAGTGCGAGTGTTCCTCATAAACATAGCTTTTGCGgacctgctgctggtggtgtgtCTGCCGTTCAGGATACTCTATCACAGCCAAGGGAACGAGTGGAATCTGGCTCCCACTCTGTGTAAAGTTGTGGGCAACCTCTTCTACATGAACATGTACATCAGTGTCACGCTGCTGGGGTTGATCAGTGTGGATCGCTACCTGAAGATCCATCGAGGTGCTGGGGTGCAGCACAGATTGAGGTCCACGAGGTGGAGCACTGCCCTCTGCGCTATCGTCTGGATTGTGGCCTTCTCTTTGACTTTGGTGCTCCTGATGTCAAAGAATCACCCAGAGGGGAAGAGGTTGGTGGTTATCTAATTATTGAGTCTTATTGTTTTGGTCCCAGCATGTGTGATATGAGCACTCCGAGCTGATATGTTTGCTGTTTCCAGGTGTTTCCACTACAAGCCGCTCCACAATGCAAAGTGGAAAGCCTACATCAACATCTTTTTGCTGGTTCTCTTCTGGCTCGTCTTCATCTCTCTGGTGGTGTCTTATGGAAAGATTGCCCTCAAGCTTCTGAGGACATCACAAGAGAAACCAGACCTGCCCAACGCGTCCCGCTACACACGAACCGCCAAGAAGTCCTTCTTcattctcttcctcttcaccaTTTGTTTTGTCCCCTATCACATGGTCAGGGTGTTTTACATCAAAACCCAGATTACAGAAACATCGTGTTTCTCACAGAACGTGGCGGACAAAGCCAACGAGGTGGCTTTGCTGTTCTCAGCTCTCAACAGCTGCCTGGATCCTGTTATGTACTTCCTGTTGTCCTCTTCGGTGAGGAAGGAGGTGCTACGCTTGGTCGGCAGTATGTTTTGTCTGCGAGATGTTGGTGGAGTCAGCGGGAGCAGCTCCACGGCGGAGCTAGATGGTAAGAACATGAGGactgacagaggacagacaaACATCAGCTTTACTAGCCATCTGAAGGAGAAGACATTTATTGAATCCAGCTAAGGGATGTAGAGGAACTCTGAGACACTGAGCCTCCATCTTTTACGAAGTAAACATGATGGGAGCTAAACTGGCGAGGGAACAGTAGCAGCGGCAAGGAGCGTGAGGTTAACTCAACATGTACGGCCATCTGTGCTGTTGCCTGAGTTGTCAATGGAACTTATCTTAATGGAGTATTCTGAACTATACATCTTGTCATCTACAGTGaacaaatgtatatatatatatacacatataaaaGAATTACCTGCTTACGTTTTctacaaaccagtcaagttgtgGTAAccgtttacatccatgtctgtccagactcatatgtagccatgacagttgcaAATGCTTCTAACATGGATGTGGCAGCAAAGAAGcaacaaattctaaaacatagatgcttcacacatcttcagcccggcagcacaaaagatctattcattcattgtggTTTCAGGATGGACATtaaagattagtgtcaccaattcagtatctgaccaaatgtctccccttctgtacCTAAAATATGACGTTAAATGATGGGTAGAAATGTGTTATTGCAGTGCATTATGATGTCATattgaagttgaccttttggatataaaatgtcatcactttatcatttttgtcctattaaacatttatgttaaattttgtcaaaattagcttatgaattcttgagttatggccaaaaacatgttatgtGGGGCCACAGTGACTTTTGatcttcgaccaccaaattctgatcagttcgttcttgagtccaagtggacgtttgtgccaaatttgaggaaattccctcaaggtctctttgagatatcacgttcacaaatGTGAGATTGAcacaaggtcacattgacctttgatATTCAaccaccaaactctaatcagttTATGGTGAGTCTAAGAAAACATTTGGTCCAAATTTTCACAAGTTTTTCTCAAGGTGTCCTTAgaatattgcattcatgagaatcaGAGTGcgaaatttgaagaaattcccgcaagttgttcttgagatatcaagtACACAAGAATGAGTTGcatcaggtcacagtgaccttaacctttgacctatgttcaccaaaatctaaccagttcatcgttgagtccaagtggacatttgtgccaaatttgaagaaagtcattcaaggtgttcttgagatatcacgttcacgagaAAGGGGCTAATGAACAACCAAAATACATAATGGCTCGTGTCGAGGCATAAAAAATGGTGGAGCACCGTCAGCCTCATAGTTTGATTATCCTGTCTGAGCTCAGAAAGTGAGcttggctgtggctcagaaggtagagcgggtcatccactaatcaggAGATTGGTGGTTTGATCCTCAGTTTGCATGATGAAGTGTCCctgagcaagatactgagccccacactgctcccaatggctgtttcatcagtgtgtgagtgtgttaaagaaagtagcaggtggcaggtgtgtgaatgggtgaatgtgacgttGAAGACTGGAGAgccactatacaagtgcaggtccatttccCATTCACAAAATTTCTGACATTAGGTATATGAACTTACTGATGGTGTCATTTTACAAAAACCTGCCGTGTTAATACTGTGTCATACTGCCTAACCACTTCCCTTTAGTTGAAGTAACAACCCTCTAAAATGCAACATGGTGAGATCAGAGTTGGTGGATaactgttgtgttgtgttgccaCCTGTTGTGTACAGGTGGAGACATTAAAGGGATGAAGGCAGAGCTGCATTTTGTACTGCAGCCAAATTTACACAGTTTCAATATGGCCTCATGTATTAGTGGCTATGAAGGCAAGGCTGCAGAACATTTGGGGCTtttgtgtactgtatatgtatttaTTGGTTATTTGATTCCACTGATCTTGCAGAGACAGACTTTTCAATCATGTATTAAAGCAAATGTAACATCTGCTATTGATGGGTTTGGAGTTATCTAACACAACAAGGGTGTAGTGTCTACAAGTAGGGTTGTAGGGCAATAGCAATTAAACGTTTGTTCTACCAACAACAATCCTTCCATTTGCATCCTTTCAAGGGTCATTGTgactttaaataatttaaattctgtaatacaGTGACACCATGGAATCGCAATATTTTCGGAGACATTTATCATAAAAATACCCTTACAACCCTATCTACAAGGCACAAGTCAAGTCTGCTCAATGACTGGACAAGATCGCAACAGAGATATGTAGAGGACACCAAGACTCGAGCACGATACAGAATTTCTGACAAACAGAGTGGACGCTGAATGTGACATcctttcacaaacacacacaacctaATAAGAGTTCAACTGACATGAATGCATCACAGTGTATGAAGATATTTAAACTTCATGAACAATTTAGtgctacattttgttttaacacAGTGAAAAACACCAGTCTTTGTACAGAGACTATCCGACTTTCATTGTGTCTCATCTgttgtacttttttcttttcattattatcattctgaatttgtttcCAGAGCAACACAAGTAACCAACAGGAACACACATATGACACAACACGAGAAAAAAGGGGGAACTGGACTAaaacgaaacaaacaaaacaaaaaacaaagggcAAAAgtccatatttatttttaccactgtgttaatGTGATGTAACTAGGTGGTAAGAGATAAAGCAGTGACCACTATTATAAAACTGGTGACTCTCCTACTTTACTCAGATCTGAGGTCAAATAAATCCGAGGACACAATGGACCGAGACGTGACCCTGCAGACAATCAGAGTGCCATTTTTCATTCAGACAAATCCGAAGGAAAAGACGATGCGGACGACATCAAAGCCTAAACTTTCATGACAAATTATGATGATCACAAGCGTACAGAGAACCCAGAGGACCATTTACTGAGATGAAAGCACTCTGAGGCTTTACCAATAGAAAACCACTCTTTGTAAATGtcacagctctttttttttatatgtaaaaAACATGTCCTCCTACTGAGGACTGTGTCCGGACTTTATACTGTGCTTACTTATTTTCAAAGCACATATCACTGTGGTTAGTTATACAGATAAATGTGTTGTAAGATGCTATAGATTCTGCAGAGTGACCAGAGGAAAGAGAAATTTCTGCCTACAGCCGACTCTCTTTGCTGCTCAGCTACAACTAGAACAGCAGCGCCACCCCAAGGCCGAATGAATACAGACAGTGTGAGGAAATGTAACTGGATCACTGGGTATCACTTCTGTGTAGATGAGACTGAAGGAGGGAGACAGTGGACTTTAGTCGTACAGCgaaaagctgctgaaaaggAGTACAGGTTCTTCAAGTGGAGAGATGGAAACTCTGAAttccaaatgtgaagaaataaaGAGCTAGGAAGAGTCACTATCAAGTTGGGCAATAGATCTGAATACATTACTTGAAGAGGATGATTACAAAATGTGTCATAAGCTGCAGCATGGTGCTGTCAGCATGCATCGCATTTCATCTAAGACTTCTTTAAATACACAACCACACAGCAGCACCATTTCTCACCCTCATTGTCTATTCTCTGTCAGTATGTCTTTCATCATCATGTATGCTAATTGAGGAAGTCCGAACAAATATAGCGTGAGTGACAccaacacacccacaaacaatagaccagctctgaaatgtttaccTCGACTCAATGAGAAGCAGGAAGTAAGAGAAAATCTTCATGTCAAGCTGGCTGGTGACTTCTGGCGTTACCTTCACCTGTACATGTTTAACTTGAGggagtgttgatgtttttggatgATCTCGTCACAGGTATGTATAACACCATCGGAGTCTGTGTGGGATGCTGATGTGGATATGTGCTCTCATTTGCAAGAtgttgaagaaaataaaatgactaaaatgataCAGAAAATAactcaatttttaaaaagtaaaacaccTAGAGACTAAATTCCTGGAATTTGTTGTAAGTTTTCTTCTCGTGTTCTTGTGCAGAGACACAAGAACTATTATCAGGCAATGACTTCAGTAGAATTTTCCATGTACGTCAAATTAAAAGGAAGAGCTCGTACCTCCACTGCGATCATCACACTACAGACGTGAAACCAGCTGATGAATATTGCTGATAAAGAGACGGTTCAGATATTTTGAAGTGTGGTTGCATGAGGTACTTACCCcaaagtcagtgtattacctgcagtagatgtcagtcagcacgctCACAGTTCAGAGAAGCAGGCTGCAGTGTGATACAGAAGCTGAGCAATGTGCTGCTTTGAATGGGTCAGCAACGAAAAGTATTTTAGCcagtctgaatcagggactcatgttgttccaaagttgtataattgcctagagttggttggtgttctcatggcagcatttacaagaggaccagatcaaatgccttgtgtgagaaagctgctcttgattggtcagaatttccatgtgggaaaaatccaggaagtaaagcaaacgttgaagaagagtacacttgcaagataaatgtgacactttctaatgtcacaatggagggacaactacgcaggttgattttagcgctgctcatcgtggactatattgctgtcattgttcattttagtcaaagcatacagtttgaaaacgaggcgcggctccaactagaaaacaatgttttgatgcattggatgtgctgaatgtgcatattaaggcagtacaggaggaggtgcacattaataatcctccaggactgtaacatgatcatgtttaacccaaacaatgtgtcatgtgactgcagttgcttcacatccaggtcggaacaccttctcgctcacagagttcctttggaaccggattgagaccacctcttcaagaaggtcttgctctggttgttttggtgccaacttgagttcaatttaagggaaccaaacagggcaggtgtgaaagcaccctaagtgtACGCTAttttgagagtattttcacttcTGTACCTTTCCGTCAGACTGTCTATTTTGACAGGAAAGCCATTATTGTCTTCATTTCCCCacctatgctctcgtcaaagccagactccattgacaaaaacagtaattctaacttgctgaacacaggagctgctggtctgcgaCGGCTTCGATCAGTTAGTTACTTTGTGTGAAAGTGTGACtttgatgaacacatgaactgacattgatttttttttttaaaggtgggacttttttagctGCTAGAACATGTTTAGTTGCTGACCCCTTCATAGCAGTACATTGCATAGTTTCCGTGTCAGACTGCTCCTACAAACTGGGGATGTGCCGACTGTCCCTTTTCTGTGTTGTTaaaagaagattttttttctcttcccacTTTTGTGTTCTTACAGATTAAATGGAGTACACGTCGGACACTCTTCCAATGGATAACGTTTCCCTCCCcttctctgctctctccctctgccccACCACCGCCACACTGTTCTTCCTCCCCTCTGCCTAcatgctcctcttcctcaccgCTCTCCCGGGCAACGCGCTGTCTTTGTGGGTGTTCCGGCGGTgcatctcctccatctccccCATCCATGTTTGTCTGTCCCACCTGAGTATCTCCAACCTGATGCTGTCCATCACCACACCCTTCCTCGCCGCCTACTACGCCTGGGGCTCAATCTGGTCACTGAGTGGTGCCTGGTGTCAGCTGGTCCTGCACGGTATCACCCCGGTGCTCCACATCAACATCTACATTAGCATGATGATCCTCACTTGGGTCGCCCTCAGTCGCTTTGCAGCCCTCATCCAGAACACCCACGCCTCCAGGCCGAGTGGCTGCACGAAACTGCTGCCAAACACCTTCTTCTCCCATCTCAAAAGGACGTCCTTTGCCACCAGGGTGTGTGCCGGAGTGTGGGCAGTGACAGTAGGGTGCACGGTGCCGATTACAGTTTACTACTCAGTAAAAGAAGCTGTTAGCGTCAACGCTTCAGCAAGAAGTGGATGTGTGGAGGTGTGCTACAGCCCTGATGTGGAAATAGGGGGCAGTCTGTCTGCGACTTTCACCATCCCTGTTATCATCCTGTTCTTTCTGTTCTACCTGCTGGTGCTTCTCTCCTACATGACTGTGTTAAAGCATATCAGACGCTCACGTCGCAGCACAACCGTCACCACCTCCCTCAGCCTGCTGGGTAGGGTGCTCCGAAACATCGTGGTCATCCAGGTAGCTATGAGTTACATCATACTCTGAAATAACAGCTTTAAAGGAACGCTTCACCTCTCAAATGACCGTCGTCTGTGTGCCAGTTACTCACCTGTGTTGTGTtggatttgtgaagaaaactttcgGTGGATGACAAAAttcaaaaatggagaaaattcttgatgaattgaagtcataggggtccacgtttaacaacagcaaaacgatatcaaaacatctgtttatgaATTAAACTCATGCATAAtattccaagtctcatttatccagcagtatgctcagcacttcccagTTAGACAGACCCTTCCGAATATtttcacactgctga
Encoded here:
- the LOC125899248 gene encoding probable G-protein coupled receptor 82, with translation MEYTSDTLPMDNVSLPFSALSLCPTTATLFFLPSAYMLLFLTALPGNALSLWVFRRCISSISPIHVCLSHLSISNLMLSITTPFLAAYYAWGSIWSLSGAWCQLVLHGITPVLHINIYISMMILTWVALSRFAALIQNTHASRPSGCTKLLPNTFFSHLKRTSFATRVCAGVWAVTVGCTVPITVYYSVKEAVSVNASARSGCVEVCYSPDVEIGGSLSATFTIPVIILFFLFYLLVLLSYMTVLKHIRRSRRSTTVTTSLSLLGRVLRNIVVIQVVISVCLLPYHIFKPIFLSRAHDLRQLSSGHNTCSHCHPLSSLIELKNCLFLLAALRGSTDPLMYFLLDKTFRHQTLRLFGYDQNNTGNQQMCSQTGSTTKRAEQLQDGNVATATADTGQGSVL
- the LOC125899249 gene encoding probable G-protein coupled receptor 34, encoding MTQNISTTSATTTFETSNSSLLNFTTTPGSCLDYEALQIPLAVLYTVIFVLGLVGNLVALWVFFCVHSKKNSVRVFLINIAFADLLLVVCLPFRILYHSQGNEWNLAPTLCKVVGNLFYMNMYISVTLLGLISVDRYLKIHRGAGVQHRLRSTRWSTALCAIVWIVAFSLTLVLLMSKNHPEGKRCFHYKPLHNAKWKAYINIFLLVLFWLVFISLVVSYGKIALKLLRTSQEKPDLPNASRYTRTAKKSFFILFLFTICFVPYHMVRVFYIKTQITETSCFSQNVADKANEVALLFSALNSCLDPVMYFLLSSSVRKEVLRLVGSMFCLRDVGGVSGSSSTAELDGKNMRTDRGQTNISFTSHLKEKTFIESS